ACATAAATAAGCCATCAATTACTTGCCTTAATTTCTTTGTAAAGGGTATTTAAGTCAACTAAGTGATTTAGCATTGATGAGTTACTTAGCAGCTTTTTTCAAACCTTGCCATCTCTCTCGCAATCGTTGCAAGTTAGGTGTATGACCGCCATAACGCCAGCCAACATAAGCTTGACAAATTTCATCTATGACCTCAGCAGTTGCTAGAGCATGATGCTGGTATGAAATTCTGGCATACTCTAAAGGTGTTTGTGCTGGATGTTTGCCTAAACCTTTTTGGGTTGTCCATTGCAGCATTTGTTGATAAAGGCTTTCCATTGCTGGCAATTTCTTTAACCATCGGCGGTTGCGCCACTCTCGCCACTGACCCCAACCTAGCCAAGCGAAGAAAGCTGCTGTAGTTGACAAGATTAAGCCAGTTAATACACCAAACCAACCTTGAGAGAATAAAGCTAAAAACCAAGCGATCGCTTTAATCACCCATTTAAATATTGTCTCAAATACATTATTCAACAAACCTGTCAGCGGAGAAGGTAGCCAGCCAGCAACCCAATGCCACAATTGGCGCAACACACTAAAAGTCTGAGTGTCTTCTATTGAAGGTGGTATCAGAGGATGATTGGGAATAGGGTCAAAGGCAAACCAACCATATTTAGGAAAATACACTTCCGTCATCGCATAAGCGTCAGTATTACGGACAACATACAGCCCTGTAAATGGATTAAATTCTCCTGCGCTAAACCCTGCTACTAACCGCGCTGGAATACCAATGGAACGCAACATCACCGTGAGAACTGTAGAGAAGTGATCTGGATATCCTCCCTTTTGCTTAAACAAAAAAGTTTCTACCAAGTCTTCTTTTTCACTTAAATAAGGTAGTTCTAAGGGATTTTGGGGAACAGAGTAGCGTTGCTTTAAATATTGAGCTAAGTAGAGAGCTTTTTCGTAGGGTGAATCTAAGCTTTTAGCAGACTTTGCGACTTTTTCTTGATTGTAGTTAGCGAGGATTTCTTCGGTACGTTGCCGCACTTTTTCGGCAATTTCGGGAGGAATTTGCAGATAATGCTTTTTAATGTGTTCTGGATATTTAGTAGAAGCTTTACCTAACAAAGTGCGATCGCGGTATGGTACTTCAGAAATTACTGTGTAGGTGAAGCCTTCTGATAATTCTACAGGCGATCGCAATCCGTCTTCTTTATCAACAGCGATCACTGGTGCTGGAAAGTAAACTTCTTTGGGATAAGTCATCGCTGGAATCAGGTTAGGCAAATCTGACACCACTGTATAAGTTTGCACTACTTCTTGGGTTTTACCAGTGAGTACAGATGGGGAAAGAAAAATTTGGTAAGACCAAGGCGATCGCCTAACAGTCGTAACATTTTCATTGCGAGAAACTTCCCATCCCTTACCTGTATAGCGATCGAATCCTAATACTCGCCAAAAACCCTCAGCTTGCGATCGCACCCGCATGACAACCTTGGGTTTCATCTCGCCCCGCAGGTTTTGATTCATTTGGCTATTAAAACCGTAATAAAAATTATTATCTACTTTACCTGGTTGACCAGTTTTATTTTGTCCCGTACCACCGCTACCACTGCCTTGATTCTCACCTTTCCCTTGGCGGACATAACCGGGATTAATGATACTACGACCTGTGAAATTATTTTTTACTTGAATAGCAGAACTTACAGGAAAATTGCGTAATTGATAGCCGGGAAATCTGGGTAAAACAGCAAAAATTGCCAACCCCAGACCGACAATTAGTAAAAAAGTTAGAATTAAAAATTTAAAATTAAGACTTGAGGAATTCTTCTGATTGAATTTTTCCTTTTGAGTTTTTAATGGCTGCAAACCCAAGCGTGAGCGGTAGTCTAGTACTAAAGTTGGCAGAGCGATCGCTAAAAATAACAGCAACACAGGTGCAAATGCTAAAGTCTGACTTAGGGTTGCTGCTACACCCAATAAAATCAGTCCGATAACAATCGAATAGCCCAAATTTTTCCGGCGGGGTGTATCAAAGCTGTGTAACACTTGGAGTTGAATTAATAACTCTGCCAAACCCAACCGCGTATCATTCAACTCTCCGACTAATCGCCCAAAGAAAGCACCTAGTGCTACTAACATACCGATGGCGATGCAGAATTTAATTGCAACATTGCGATCGCGGCGACGATAATAACTCCAAATTGCACCCACAACACTCAGGGGTAACGCCCAAAAACTGAATGAAGTCTCAGCGGCAATATCCGTCGCCACAATTCCCAAAATAACCAACGCTAGCACCAGCACCCGCAAAAAAATTGAATCTTCCACTTCAATCAAAGGCGACCCCTGCGGATTTTGCCGCCAGAAATTACCTACAGGGAGACGCCAAAACCGATTCATCCTGGATAAGTTAAACATTTGAGTCTAGTAGAAGCAATGATGTAGATGCAACAAACACAATACAGGGGACGTAATTTGCTACCCTAGCACTGTGTTAAAAAAATGATATCTAAGGGGTAAAGATGGAAATATACGAGAAATGGGTAACGCAGTGAATCGAGAAATAATCAAATACTTTCTCAATATCCCCATGTCCCCATATTCCCGTGTCCCTGTGTCTTTGTAATAACTGCTTCTCGTAGACACCCTAATGACCGTTTATTGAAAAATAGGATAAGCTTCAAAACCAGGAAAATCCTCTTAATATATATCGGCGTTGATTGAGATAGTGTGCTAGCGGTGGAAATTTAACCTAAATCGAGGGATTAATCACAAACAACAACGACTGTTCGTCTATTTCTGGAAATTCAACTTCCAGGGTATAAGTTGGGTTAAGTTGCTCGCAGCCTAACTCTACATTTAAGTATCCCGAAGTTGAAGATGTTGTCATTGCTAAAGTGCCACTTCCCCGCAGGGTCAAAGTTCCTTTAACAGGTAACTCAGCTTGAACAAGCAACTTCGTAAGTTTGCCTAGAGACTGGTATTCTACTCTGATGTTCAAAGCACCAACACTGGTTAGCCATTGTCTTTCTACCACCGGACTGGTTGCTGAAACTGGTAGAGTCAGATTTTCCAGCAGTTGTTTAGCTGCTAGCAACGACAAAGCCATCTGTTGACGCGGTTGTAAATCTGAGTAATCGCTCTGAATAGCGGGCATTGTCTCCAAAGTACTTGCAGACCGATAGGTGCTTCTTAGCACCAATCCAGCTATATCATTTAGTGCTTGAGACTCATTGGGAAAA
This portion of the Nostoc sp. GT001 genome encodes:
- a CDS encoding DUF3488 and DUF4129 domain-containing transglutaminase family protein, encoding MNRFWRLPVGNFWRQNPQGSPLIEVEDSIFLRVLVLALVILGIVATDIAAETSFSFWALPLSVVGAIWSYYRRRDRNVAIKFCIAIGMLVALGAFFGRLVGELNDTRLGLAELLIQLQVLHSFDTPRRKNLGYSIVIGLILLGVAATLSQTLAFAPVLLLFLAIALPTLVLDYRSRLGLQPLKTQKEKFNQKNSSSLNFKFLILTFLLIVGLGLAIFAVLPRFPGYQLRNFPVSSAIQVKNNFTGRSIINPGYVRQGKGENQGSGSGGTGQNKTGQPGKVDNNFYYGFNSQMNQNLRGEMKPKVVMRVRSQAEGFWRVLGFDRYTGKGWEVSRNENVTTVRRSPWSYQIFLSPSVLTGKTQEVVQTYTVVSDLPNLIPAMTYPKEVYFPAPVIAVDKEDGLRSPVELSEGFTYTVISEVPYRDRTLLGKASTKYPEHIKKHYLQIPPEIAEKVRQRTEEILANYNQEKVAKSAKSLDSPYEKALYLAQYLKQRYSVPQNPLELPYLSEKEDLVETFLFKQKGGYPDHFSTVLTVMLRSIGIPARLVAGFSAGEFNPFTGLYVVRNTDAYAMTEVYFPKYGWFAFDPIPNHPLIPPSIEDTQTFSVLRQLWHWVAGWLPSPLTGLLNNVFETIFKWVIKAIAWFLALFSQGWFGVLTGLILSTTAAFFAWLGWGQWREWRNRRWLKKLPAMESLYQQMLQWTTQKGLGKHPAQTPLEYARISYQHHALATAEVIDEICQAYVGWRYGGHTPNLQRLRERWQGLKKAAK
- a CDS encoding PatU, producing MNSDSESLQHQCLDWLLTDNVKNNEQSVECEENDGVKNLLKEATASKSSEPKLGGTPQTFQLGEIPTVQDRFQAVLKNRLQIQAQEHPPLFPWETQLIEYPDFVDEPSMTLVPSWGWMVQQSKLTLPTRLPERVFQQLLEQCQALVTSSVPLGAKLVQVVENFFPNESQALNDIAGLVLRSTYRSASTLETMPAIQSDYSDLQPRQQMALSLLAAKQLLENLTLPVSATSPVVERQWLTSVGALNIRVEYQSLGKLTKLLVQAELPVKGTLTLRGSGTLAMTTSSTSGYLNVELGCEQLNPTYTLEVEFPEIDEQSLLFVINPSI